The Atribacterota bacterium genome contains the following window.
TCAAATACTCCTCTCCTATTACCAGCATCTTTTTAAAAATAAGCAATACAAACTATAATTAACAAATATAAACTATTTTAGTATACCATATTTTTACCAACTATTATAGTCATATCTAAGCCATTATATGGCTGTTCTTTGCGAATAATTTCTATATCATTAAAAAATTGTGTTACATAATTTTCCAGTTTTAGATCTTTTGAGTAAATAATAAGAACGGTTTTTTGATAGTCAAAGTGGTCAGCATTATCTATATTAACTATATTAAAGCCAAGCTCTTTTATTTTGTTAGCAACTCTATGAGCACTGCCAGGCATTCTGTTTCCATTTAGTACTTCAATGTTAAATCCTCTATATTTATTTTCAATTAAATTTTGGACACGCTTTTTTACATCATTATCATCAGCTACCAAATAACTTACACCATCAATATATTGGGGATCACCTTGAATTGTTTCAACCCATATTTTTGTCCTATCTACATCTTTCATTAATCTTGCCAGAGCAATTAATTCGTTTGGATTCATATTTGTTTTAATATAATCAGTTAAATTATTAATAATAGTTGGAATCTTGGCCATACTTTCAAAATTTAATATTTTTTCAATTACTGCATTTATTAATTTTTGCTGTCTCTGGATTCTTCCTAAATCACCCATTGCATCGGATCG
Protein-coding sequences here:
- a CDS encoding LCP family protein, coding for MGRTERNNALRKKGRKKIIQALFFVLLLIICFIFLYFLNIFPFRSDILAQDRLNILAVGTDSVETKGRADTILILSVAPKNKDTLLFSIPRDIRVMIPDRGMDKINHAFAYGGIDLLEKTIEEFMGISIHYYGIVDFEGFSYIIDALNGVDIFVEKDMYYIDRAGSLRINLRSGQQILNGEKALEYVRFRSDAMGDLGRIQRQQKLINAVIEKILNFESMAKIPTIINNLTDYIKTNMNPNELIALARLMKDVDRTKIWVETIQGDPQYIDGVSYLVADDNDVKKRVQNLIENKYRGFNIEVLNGNRMPGSAHRVANKIKELGFNIVNIDNADHFDYQKTVLIIYSKDLKLENYVTQFFNDIEIIRKEQPYNGLDMTIIVGKNMVY